A portion of the bacterium genome contains these proteins:
- a CDS encoding BACON domain-containing protein, whose protein sequence is MGALWAQTTVNPSSQPVANTAGFTTFTITSDTNWTVSDDAEWLSVSPANGHGGSSLTATYEANPGTSSRTATITVTADDVTRTVTVVQAAADYLTITP, encoded by the coding sequence ATGGGTGCGCTGTGGGCTCAAACCACCGTAAATCCCTCTAGTCAACCTGTCGCTAATACCGCTGGATTCACTACCTTTACCATTACCAGCGATACTAACTGGACCGTGTCAGATGATGCGGAGTGGCTCTCGGTTAGTCCGGCAAATGGTCATGGCGGCAGTAGCCTGACAGCGACCTATGAGGCCAATCCCGGGACTTCATCCCGTACCGCCACGATAACCGTGACCGCTGATGACGTAACCCGCACCGTCACCGTGGTACAGGCCGCGGCCGACTATCTGACCATCACCCCGG